One Planctomycetota bacterium DNA segment encodes these proteins:
- a CDS encoding HEAT repeat domain-containing protein has protein sequence MKRWAGIVLAAAALCGLASAGEPPPAGGEQAARIAKLCKELGESEYGSKGACEQLIQIGAPAVPALLEALKDPRPQARWWAVAAVCNLAPEDGYAPVLQLMESDPNAFVRSTAVYYLRHYRTKAKKDIWPAVEKALADNDPEVGRWALQLMVEDGYPDLDKKLREILAGGSSGLRSYALGHLRELGDKGKAYLPLVRQLLASEDPRVRYDALFTAVSLMDSGQFEFLRETFRKDKDPAVRECALRCITVIPTPPVESFELFIEGMQSEDEKVREAAHKLLVKAFKQYFGYDAKQPLPMREAAIQKWREWYHQNRANLEWQPDLRKFIPRGTREKGPDAKAAPKE, from the coding sequence ATGAAGCGATGGGCGGGCATTGTGCTGGCGGCGGCCGCTCTGTGCGGGCTGGCTTCCGCGGGGGAGCCGCCTCCGGCTGGCGGCGAGCAGGCGGCCCGCATCGCCAAGCTGTGCAAGGAACTGGGCGAGAGCGAGTACGGCAGCAAGGGGGCGTGCGAGCAGCTCATCCAGATCGGGGCGCCCGCCGTGCCCGCCCTGCTCGAGGCGCTGAAGGACCCGCGCCCTCAGGCCCGGTGGTGGGCCGTGGCCGCCGTGTGCAACCTCGCGCCGGAGGACGGGTATGCCCCGGTGCTCCAACTGATGGAGAGCGACCCCAACGCCTTCGTGCGCAGCACGGCCGTCTACTACCTGCGGCACTACCGAACGAAGGCGAAGAAGGACATCTGGCCCGCGGTGGAGAAGGCCCTGGCCGACAATGACCCCGAGGTGGGGCGCTGGGCGCTGCAACTGATGGTCGAGGACGGCTATCCCGACCTGGACAAGAAGCTCCGCGAGATTCTCGCCGGCGGCTCCTCGGGCCTCCGCAGCTACGCCCTCGGCCACCTCCGCGAACTGGGCGACAAGGGCAAGGCCTACCTGCCCCTCGTGCGCCAGCTCCTCGCCTCGGAAGACCCGCGCGTGCGCTACGACGCACTCTTCACCGCCGTGTCGCTGATGGATAGCGGGCAGTTCGAGTTCCTGCGGGAGACGTTCCGCAAGGACAAGGACCCCGCGGTGCGCGAGTGCGCGCTCCGGTGCATCACCGTGATCCCCACGCCGCCGGTCGAGTCGTTCGAGCTGTTCATCGAGGGGATGCAGAGCGAGGACGAGAAGGTGCGCGAGGCGGCCCACAAGCTGCTCGTCAAGGCGTTCAAGCAGTACTTCGGCTATGATGCCAAGCAGCCGCTGCCCATGCGCGAGGCCGCCATCCAGAAGTGGCGCGAGTGGTACCACCAGAACCGCGCCAACCTCGAATGGCAGCCCGACCTGCGCAAGTTCATCCCCCGAGGGACCCGGGAGAAGGGTCCCGACGCCAAGGCCGCCCCCAAGGAGTAA
- a CDS encoding HRDC domain-containing protein, producing the protein MSHCSAAAFHYVDTPPDLAALARRLSHARLVALDTEADSLHNYYEKVCLIQLAVEGRHILVDPLAGLDLTEFLAVLAERPLLFHGADYDLRMLRTSLGFRPRSEVHDTLIAAQLVGIQEFGLAALVERFCGVTLTKTKRKTDWSRRPLAPDELAYAVDDVRYLRATAEHLFSELRRLGRYGWYRESCERLVEATAQDRERDPENAWRIKGLRDLDRRQLAFVRELWHWREAEAQRADRPPFMVLGNAQLIALAVWAAAHNAAPLAHGPKLPRNCKGSRLRALEHAVRRARATPKDDWPPRHVRGRQRPGPCADPRDVEALMAACARKAADLGLTPSVLASRVGLEAVAAHRPATVPEALARTPLMRWQAELLWPEIRETLSKCPQRKD; encoded by the coding sequence TTGAGCCACTGCTCCGCCGCGGCTTTTCATTACGTGGACACACCGCCGGACCTCGCCGCGCTGGCGCGCCGCCTGTCGCACGCTCGGCTCGTCGCCCTCGACACCGAGGCCGACAGCCTGCACAACTACTACGAGAAGGTATGCCTGATCCAACTGGCCGTCGAGGGCCGCCACATCCTGGTAGACCCTCTGGCGGGGCTGGACCTGACGGAGTTCCTGGCGGTCCTGGCCGAGCGGCCGCTGTTGTTCCACGGCGCCGACTACGACCTGCGGATGCTGCGCACCTCGCTGGGCTTCCGCCCGCGGAGTGAGGTCCACGACACGCTGATCGCCGCGCAACTGGTCGGAATCCAGGAGTTCGGCCTGGCCGCTCTGGTCGAGCGCTTCTGCGGAGTCACGCTGACCAAGACGAAGCGGAAGACCGACTGGTCGCGCCGCCCGCTCGCCCCCGATGAGCTGGCCTATGCGGTAGACGATGTGCGCTACCTTCGAGCCACAGCCGAACACCTGTTTTCCGAGTTGCGCCGCCTCGGACGCTACGGTTGGTACCGCGAGTCGTGCGAGCGCCTCGTCGAGGCCACCGCGCAGGACCGCGAGCGCGACCCCGAGAACGCCTGGCGCATCAAGGGCCTGCGCGACCTGGACCGCCGCCAGCTCGCCTTCGTGCGCGAGTTGTGGCACTGGCGTGAGGCCGAGGCCCAGCGCGCCGATCGCCCGCCCTTCATGGTGCTGGGCAATGCGCAGCTCATCGCCCTCGCCGTCTGGGCTGCCGCGCACAACGCGGCCCCCTTGGCCCACGGCCCCAAGCTGCCGCGCAACTGCAAGGGAAGCCGCCTCCGCGCGCTCGAACACGCCGTCCGCCGGGCGCGGGCCACCCCGAAGGACGACTGGCCCCCCCGCCACGTGCGCGGCCGCCAGAGGCCCGGCCCCTGCGCCGACCCCCGCGACGTGGAGGCCTTGATGGCAGCGTGCGCCCGCAAGGCCGCTGACCTCGGCTTGACGCCATCCGTTCTCGCGTCGCGGGTCGGCCTGGAGGCCGTCGCGGCCCACCGTCCCGCCACGGTGCCAGAAGCGCTTGCCCGCACGCCGCTGATGCGCTGGCAGGCCGAGTTGCTGTGGCCCGAGATTCGAGAGACCCTCTCCAAGTGTCCGCAGAGAAAGGATTAG
- a CDS encoding PQQ-like beta-propeller repeat protein produces the protein MGKVTSAWALAFVCLGAACAGSSGTDWPGWRGPNRDAKSLETGLLKEWPEGGPKLLWEVNDIGVGFSSVAVVGGTVYISGDQGGKLMIFALDLNGKHLWKAEHGGACGGPDGSRSTPVVDGGLLYIINGAGLVGCYDAKTGERKWTREMKEFGGGRPGWSYSESVLIYKNLAIVTPGGKNCIVALDKATGEKVWASEGFDGGAHYCSCIAVDFEGVPLIINGTGGGIVGVDARDGKVHFSDRFSAGNTANCTTPAYADGYIFWSNGYGKGGVCLKLKAEGGKVTAERAWTTDFASHHGGYLIKDGYIYGDTGSVACLDLKTGKRMWGAQGMGKGSLCYADGMLYLFGEGGGRAALATCSPEKMEIKGKVQVKGKGPSWAHPVVAGGRLYLRYDTNLYCFDVKGN, from the coding sequence ATGGGCAAAGTGACCAGTGCATGGGCGTTGGCGTTCGTATGCTTAGGGGCAGCCTGCGCGGGAAGCTCGGGAACCGATTGGCCCGGCTGGCGCGGGCCGAACCGCGACGCCAAGTCGCTGGAGACGGGCCTGCTCAAGGAGTGGCCCGAGGGCGGGCCGAAGCTGCTGTGGGAGGTCAACGACATCGGCGTCGGCTTCTCCAGCGTGGCCGTCGTCGGCGGCACGGTTTACATCAGCGGCGACCAGGGCGGCAAGTTGATGATCTTCGCCCTTGATCTCAACGGCAAACACCTCTGGAAGGCCGAGCACGGCGGCGCCTGCGGCGGACCCGACGGTTCCCGCTCGACTCCGGTCGTTGACGGCGGGCTGCTCTACATCATCAACGGGGCCGGCCTCGTCGGTTGCTACGACGCCAAGACCGGCGAGAGAAAGTGGACCCGCGAGATGAAGGAGTTCGGCGGCGGGCGGCCGGGCTGGAGCTACTCCGAATCCGTGCTCATCTACAAGAACCTCGCCATCGTCACACCCGGCGGCAAGAACTGCATCGTCGCGCTCGACAAGGCCACCGGCGAGAAGGTGTGGGCCAGCGAGGGCTTCGACGGCGGCGCGCACTACTGCTCGTGCATCGCCGTTGACTTCGAGGGCGTGCCTCTGATCATCAACGGCACCGGCGGCGGCATCGTGGGAGTGGACGCCCGCGACGGCAAGGTCCACTTCTCCGACCGCTTCAGCGCCGGCAACACGGCCAATTGCACCACCCCCGCCTACGCCGATGGCTACATCTTCTGGTCCAACGGCTACGGCAAGGGCGGCGTGTGCCTGAAGCTGAAGGCCGAGGGCGGCAAGGTCACCGCCGAACGCGCCTGGACCACCGACTTCGCCTCGCACCACGGCGGCTACCTCATCAAGGACGGGTACATCTACGGGGACACTGGAAGCGTGGCCTGCCTCGACCTCAAGACCGGCAAGAGGATGTGGGGCGCCCAGGGCATGGGCAAGGGCTCGCTCTGCTACGCCGACGGCATGCTCTACCTCTTCGGCGAGGGCGGCGGCCGGGCAGCTCTGGCCACCTGCTCGCCCGAGAAGATGGAGATCAAGGGCAAGGTCCAAGTCAAAGGCAAAGGACCGAGCTGGGCGCACCCCGTCGTCGCCGGCGGACGCCTCTACCTCCGCTACGACACCAACCTCTACTGCTTCGACGTGAAAGGCAACTGA
- a CDS encoding Gfo/Idh/MocA family oxidoreductase, whose amino-acid sequence MGHAPSRRRFLGAAAAGIAAPYFVHGSVLGAEGRAAPSDRLRTGHIGVGGQGSGHFGACVGNPALQVMAACDPYESKRESNRSKANARYAEQIEKGTFKGCDAYADFRDLVTRDDIDAVFIASPEFWHALHAIWAMRYGKDVYCEKAMTLTLYESQAVRDTVRRHRRVYQLGTQQRSDRNFRFAAELALNGYLGKVHTVKVAVPGGSAGLPIAQPKPAPPGIDYEMWLGPAPWKPYTDTHCSFNWYFIYDYCIGWIGSWGVHHIDSALWGAPAFHTGKVEIEGTAKFPEQGMGNCSYSWRVNLLAENGQRMFFTDDGGQPHGVRFEGDQGWVHVVRGGIKAEPESLLRLSLKPADIHLYESHSHHGNFFDCIRTRRDPVSDVDAGFRATVTTIIADIATRVGRKVTFDWTAERFVNDDVANSYLRRPMRSPWTL is encoded by the coding sequence ATGGGTCACGCTCCATCCCGTCGGCGGTTTCTGGGGGCCGCGGCGGCCGGGATCGCCGCGCCGTATTTCGTGCATGGATCGGTGCTGGGGGCCGAGGGGCGCGCGGCGCCCAGCGACCGCCTCCGCACGGGCCACATCGGCGTCGGCGGCCAGGGCAGCGGCCACTTCGGCGCGTGTGTGGGCAATCCGGCCCTTCAGGTGATGGCCGCCTGCGACCCCTATGAGAGCAAGCGCGAGTCCAACCGATCGAAGGCCAACGCCCGCTACGCCGAGCAGATCGAGAAGGGCACCTTCAAGGGCTGCGACGCCTATGCCGACTTCCGCGACCTCGTGACCCGCGACGATATTGACGCCGTCTTCATCGCTTCGCCCGAGTTCTGGCACGCGCTCCACGCCATCTGGGCGATGCGCTACGGCAAGGACGTCTATTGCGAGAAGGCGATGACCCTCACGCTCTACGAGAGCCAGGCCGTGCGCGACACGGTGCGGCGGCACAGGCGCGTCTACCAGCTCGGCACGCAGCAGCGCTCCGACCGCAATTTCCGCTTCGCCGCCGAGCTCGCCCTCAACGGCTACCTCGGCAAGGTCCACACCGTCAAGGTCGCCGTGCCTGGCGGCTCGGCGGGCCTGCCCATCGCCCAGCCGAAGCCGGCCCCGCCCGGCATTGACTACGAGATGTGGCTCGGCCCCGCGCCCTGGAAGCCCTACACCGACACCCATTGCAGCTTCAACTGGTACTTCATCTACGACTATTGCATCGGCTGGATAGGCTCCTGGGGCGTCCACCACATTGATTCCGCCCTCTGGGGCGCCCCGGCCTTCCACACGGGCAAGGTGGAGATCGAGGGCACCGCGAAGTTCCCCGAACAGGGCATGGGCAACTGCTCGTACTCGTGGCGGGTCAACCTGCTCGCCGAGAACGGCCAGCGCATGTTCTTCACCGACGACGGCGGCCAGCCGCACGGCGTGCGCTTCGAGGGCGACCAGGGCTGGGTCCACGTCGTTCGTGGCGGCATCAAGGCCGAGCCAGAATCGCTCCTCCGCCTCAGCCTCAAGCCTGCCGACATCCACCTCTACGAGTCCCACAGCCACCACGGCAACTTCTTCGACTGCATCAGGACCCGCCGCGACCCGGTGTCGGACGTTGACGCCGGCTTCCGCGCGACTGTGACCACCATCATCGCCGACATCGCGACGCGCGTCGGGCGCAAAGTGACATTCGACTGGACTGCCGAGCGCTTCGTGAACGACGACGTGGCGAACAGCTATCTGCGCCGCCCCATGCGCAGCCCCTGGACTCTCTAG
- a CDS encoding class I SAM-dependent methyltransferase → MAPENAWEQFFDAHAPVYNQNVYTKNTFAEADFVVETLGVSPGARILDVGCGTGRHAVELARRGFAVTGLDLSTEMLARAAERAGSAGVHVEWIHSDATRFSFPASFDAAVCLCEGAFGLLGQHDDPIEQPLAILRNIAHALKPGAKALFTVLNGAAMIRKHQDSHFAEGRFDPLTMVVSWEVPPREGLPPIPVRERGFLPTELILLFRVAGLTVLHIWGGTAGNWGHRPLDLDEIEIMVVARKPREPVASG, encoded by the coding sequence TTGGCTCCAGAGAACGCCTGGGAGCAGTTCTTCGATGCCCATGCCCCCGTCTACAATCAGAATGTCTATACAAAGAACACCTTCGCAGAGGCAGACTTCGTGGTTGAAACGCTGGGAGTGTCGCCCGGCGCCCGGATTCTCGACGTGGGGTGCGGCACCGGCCGCCACGCGGTCGAGCTGGCCCGCCGCGGCTTCGCGGTGACCGGCCTGGACCTCTCCACCGAAATGCTGGCGAGGGCCGCCGAAAGGGCCGGCAGCGCAGGCGTTCACGTCGAATGGATTCACTCCGACGCCACCAGGTTCTCATTCCCAGCGAGTTTCGATGCGGCGGTGTGCCTGTGCGAGGGAGCCTTCGGGCTCCTCGGCCAGCACGACGACCCGATCGAGCAGCCGCTGGCCATCCTGCGCAACATCGCCCACGCCCTCAAGCCGGGCGCCAAGGCACTCTTCACCGTCCTCAACGGCGCCGCCATGATCCGCAAGCACCAGGACAGCCACTTTGCCGAGGGCCGCTTCGACCCCCTCACGATGGTCGTGTCCTGGGAAGTCCCCCCGCGTGAGGGCCTGCCGCCCATCCCAGTCCGCGAGCGGGGCTTCCTCCCCACCGAGCTCATCCTGCTCTTCCGCGTCGCGGGCCTGACCGTGCTCCACATCTGGGGCGGCACCGCGGGGAACTGGGGCCATCGCCCCCTCGACCTCGACGAGATCGAGATCATGGTCGTCGCCCGCAAGCCGCGTGAACCTGTCGCATCGGGCTGA
- a CDS encoding Gfo/Idh/MocA family oxidoreductase, whose product MRTRVSRRSFLSTSAAGTASLTILRDSRSATAAAANDKLNIAGIGVGGQGGGDLNAVAGGNNVVALCDVDSARGEGSFRKFADAKPYQDFRKMLDEVHAQIDAVVVGTPDHTHAVAAIAAMKLGKHVFCEKPLTRTVYESHLMRVTAAKYKVATQMGNQGSASEGLRRAVELAWGGFCGDMTECHLWLANGDGPQERPKDTPPVPPTLNWDLWLGPAPERPYHPCYVPFKWRQWRDFGSGGGGDMGCHSINMAVRALRLDLLWNPDPAEKPDKPPIIRIEGQASELNPETYPRNIKAVFDFPARGNRPALKVHWYNGGLKPPKEVLRGYTMTQWGCLVGGEKAALLSTCPWNTNVFLLPEAQFKDYQGNEPRIPRSPGHYAEWVRACKGGEKAFSNFDIGAPTNEIVQLVHVATLAGKPIEYDPWNCKIVNDPNLNPLLHREYRAGWTL is encoded by the coding sequence ATGAGAACGCGCGTCAGCCGTCGCAGTTTCCTCAGCACCTCAGCCGCCGGGACCGCCAGCCTGACTATCCTCAGAGACAGCCGCTCTGCAACCGCCGCGGCCGCCAATGACAAGCTCAACATCGCCGGCATCGGCGTCGGCGGGCAGGGCGGCGGCGACCTCAACGCGGTCGCCGGCGGCAACAACGTGGTCGCCCTCTGCGATGTGGACTCCGCCCGCGGCGAGGGCAGCTTCAGGAAGTTCGCGGATGCGAAGCCGTACCAGGACTTCCGCAAGATGCTAGACGAGGTCCACGCGCAGATTGACGCCGTCGTGGTCGGCACGCCCGACCACACCCACGCCGTGGCCGCCATCGCGGCCATGAAGCTGGGCAAGCACGTCTTCTGCGAGAAGCCCCTCACCCGCACCGTTTACGAGTCGCACCTCATGCGCGTCACCGCCGCCAAGTATAAGGTGGCCACGCAGATGGGGAATCAGGGCTCCGCCAGCGAGGGCCTGCGGCGCGCTGTCGAGCTGGCCTGGGGCGGCTTCTGTGGCGACATGACCGAGTGCCACCTGTGGCTCGCCAACGGCGACGGCCCCCAGGAGCGCCCGAAGGACACGCCTCCCGTGCCCCCGACGCTGAACTGGGACCTCTGGCTCGGCCCCGCACCCGAGCGCCCGTACCATCCGTGCTACGTGCCCTTCAAGTGGCGCCAGTGGCGCGACTTCGGCAGCGGCGGCGGTGGCGATATGGGCTGCCACAGCATCAACATGGCCGTCCGAGCGCTCCGCCTCGACCTCCTGTGGAACCCCGACCCCGCCGAGAAGCCCGACAAGCCGCCCATCATCCGCATCGAAGGCCAGGCATCCGAGCTCAACCCCGAAACCTATCCCCGCAACATCAAGGCCGTCTTCGACTTCCCCGCCCGCGGCAATCGCCCAGCACTCAAAGTCCACTGGTACAACGGCGGCCTCAAGCCCCCTAAGGAGGTCCTGCGCGGCTACACCATGACCCAGTGGGGCTGCCTCGTCGGCGGCGAGAAGGCGGCACTCCTCTCCACCTGCCCGTGGAACACAAACGTCTTCCTGCTGCCCGAGGCGCAGTTCAAGGACTACCAGGGCAACGAGCCGCGGATTCCGCGTTCGCCCGGCCACTACGCGGAGTGGGTTCGCGCCTGCAAGGGCGGCGAGAAGGCCTTCTCCAACTTCGACATCGGCGCCCCCACCAACGAAATCGTCCAACTGGTCCACGTCGCCACCCTGGCCGGCAAGCCCATCGAATACGACCCGTGGAACTGCAAGATCGTCAACGACCCGAATCTCAACCCGCTCCTCCATCGCGAGTACCGCGCGGGGTGGACGCTGTGA
- a CDS encoding MFS transporter, with amino-acid sequence MTSSSRQPLAYALTVNYAGMVCLAVAVNLPPLLLTTLSAALGGPTGLTEEQLGRIGSAIFVGLVVGIVLTGPLADRLGARPFAIAGSLFVGGGLAVLGCARSYAAVLGAAFVMGLGAGVLDMVLSPIVAALQPEGRTSAMNWLHSFYSIGAVATALGVSEALGRGAEWRTISLALIPLCVLVAAGFAGMRVPRLVAEGHDRMRLRRLCRERFFLVALAAIFLVGCTELAMAQWLPAYAEKGLGYSREASGKALMVFCVVMAAGRILGGVVGHRVRALPLMMGACSLAACLYLVASFAPWRPAALAACMAMGLAISCLWPSMLAVAADRFPHGGASMFALLAAFGNGGGILMPWLVGAVAGATSMSWGMATGTIPALLLLALLAWMSRRAA; translated from the coding sequence GTGACCAGTAGTTCAAGACAGCCTCTCGCCTACGCTCTCACCGTGAACTACGCGGGCATGGTGTGCCTGGCGGTGGCGGTGAATCTGCCGCCGCTGCTGCTGACGACGCTGAGCGCCGCGTTGGGGGGGCCGACAGGGCTGACGGAGGAGCAACTGGGGCGGATTGGCTCGGCCATCTTCGTTGGGCTGGTGGTCGGCATCGTGCTCACGGGGCCGCTGGCCGACCGGTTGGGAGCCAGACCGTTTGCCATCGCGGGCAGCCTGTTCGTGGGCGGGGGGCTGGCCGTGCTGGGCTGCGCGCGAAGCTACGCCGCCGTGCTCGGGGCCGCCTTTGTGATGGGGTTGGGGGCGGGGGTGCTGGACATGGTGCTCAGCCCCATCGTGGCCGCGCTTCAGCCCGAGGGCCGCACGTCGGCAATGAACTGGCTGCACTCGTTCTACTCGATTGGCGCCGTGGCCACGGCGCTCGGCGTGTCGGAGGCCCTGGGGCGGGGGGCGGAGTGGCGGACGATCTCGCTGGCGTTGATCCCGCTGTGCGTGCTGGTGGCTGCGGGCTTCGCGGGGATGCGGGTGCCGAGGCTTGTGGCCGAGGGGCACGACAGGATGCGCCTGCGAAGGCTGTGCCGGGAGCGGTTCTTCCTGGTTGCCTTGGCCGCGATCTTCCTGGTGGGGTGTACGGAGCTGGCGATGGCGCAGTGGCTGCCCGCCTATGCCGAGAAGGGGCTGGGCTACAGCAGGGAGGCGAGTGGCAAGGCGCTGATGGTGTTCTGCGTGGTCATGGCAGCCGGGCGCATCCTGGGGGGCGTGGTGGGGCATCGGGTGAGGGCGTTGCCGCTGATGATGGGGGCTTGCTCGCTCGCGGCCTGCCTCTACCTCGTCGCGTCGTTCGCCCCGTGGCGGCCGGCGGCCCTCGCGGCGTGCATGGCGATGGGGCTGGCGATCAGTTGCCTGTGGCCGAGCATGCTGGCGGTGGCGGCGGACCGCTTTCCCCACGGCGGGGCCTCGATGTTCGCCCTTCTGGCCGCCTTCGGGAACGGCGGCGGCATTCTGATGCCGTGGCTCGTGGGCGCGGTGGCGGGGGCGACCTCGATGTCCTGGGGCATGGCGACGGGCACGATCCCTGCCTTGCTGCTGCTGGCTCTGCTCGCCTGGATGAGCCGCCGCGCCGCCTGA